TGATGCCTGAAAATATTGATAAGTTTGAAGTGTTGAATGAAAACAGGTTCCTATTCTCGTTAAAAGGAATGCCTGAAATAGTTCTGGAAAAAAAGGATCAAATACCCCCTTCCAAACTTGTTTTGGGCGCGGCCAGTGAGAAGCTCCCATTTACCCTTACGGCAGATATTAACGAATTGGAGGAAACTAAAAGTGAAGTAACGCTAAGTTTCTCTGGAGAGTTCAATGCCATGATGGCAATGATGATAAAATCGCCCATCACCAATTTCATGAAAACCTTGTCTTCTAATTTGGAGAAAATCTAGTAAAGTAGGGTAATTTCCTTTATATCAAACTCGGCAAGGCAATCATCCTCCAACTGAACCCTTAATCTTCCGTCGTCAGACACACCTTGAATGATTCCACTGAACATTTTTCCATTCCCAGATTGGAACGTACTGGCAATACCTTTTCTGAACAGTAAAGATTGATATTCCTTAAATACATCCTCTGAAGGTCCTGTTTCAAATTGGGCAAATCCCAATTTTAAATTTTGTAATAGCCTCTGTAATACTGTCTCCAAATCATACATCTGTCCGGTTTGATTGAATAAGGAAGAAGCTTTGGGGTTACCCGGAAAAACGGTCTGGTTTACGTTCAACCCAATTCCAATGACCAAAGACTTCAATGCTGCCCCCACAAGGTTATTTTCTATCAATATACCACAAATCTTCTTGGAACCTGACATTATGTCGTTAGGCCACTTAACCTTAATCTTTGGGATTTGAAATTCTGCCAAAGTTCTAAAAACAGCTATGGATACAATCATATTGAGCATGAAATGTTGATCCAATTGAAATCCTGATATCTTCTTTAATACACTGAAAGTTAGGTTTTTACCCGGTTCAGTCTGCCAACTACCATTCATCTGGCCCCTCCCTTTGGTCTGATGCTTGGCCCATACAACGGTATAATCATCAACAATATCCGTCCTTGACAAGTCCTTTAAAAAGGTATTTGTGGACTCCGTGGCATCAAGTTTGATTATTTTCATAGAAATTTGTTTGGGCCAATCTTTAATCAATTGTTAAAAACTAAGCCTTAAAGAGCAAAAAAACAATAACTTTGCAAAAACTAAAACTTTTGAATGCAGAAAAGGAAAACTAGTGCAGATGAGTTAATTGCATTGATTTTACAGGGAATAGAAGAAGTAAAAGGACAAAACATAAATTTACTTGACCTAAGAGATATTGAAAATACTGTTTGCGACTACTTTATTATTTGTAATGGTACTTCCAACACGCATGTAAATGCAATCGTTGGTTCCATCCAAAAAACAGTAAGTAAGGCAAGTAAGGATAAACCTTGGCATGTGGAAGGTACGGATAACGCCGAGTGGGTCTTAATGGACTACGTAAATATAGTTGTCCATGTTTTCCAAAAGCACATCAGGGAATTTTACGATATTGAAGGCCTATGGGGTGATGCCAAATTCACTACCATAGAAAGTAGCGTTAATAATTAATAAAAAATAATGGCAAAAGAGAATAGTACGAGTCCCAAAAAGCCAAAATTCAGCTCTTGGTGGATCTATGGTTTGGTAGCAGTATTGCTTATTGGATTTCAATTGTTCAGTAGCGACGATTTGGCAAGTACCAAAAAAACGACTACATCAGAATTACAGGAATATCTAAGAAATGGGGATGTTAAGAAAATATTGATTATTACCAATACCAATCAGGCAAAGGTATTTCTTACGGATGAGGCGATGACCAAGGAGGTTCATAAGGACGTTTCTGAAAAATCGTTTTTACCCACTTCGGGCACTGTGCCCCAATACACCTTGGATTATGGAGATCTACAGATTTTTCAAAATGAAATCACCGAGATAAAAAAGGATAACAACCTTGATACCATCATTGAATTTGGTAAAGAATCCACTGCCATTTTAGACTTTTTACTTTCATTGTTACCATTTGTTCTTATCATTGGTATATGGATTTACCTAATGAGAAGGATGTCTGGAGGCGGAGGCGGTGGAGCCGGAGGCCAAATTTTCAACATTGGAAAATCCAAGGCAAAACTATTTGATGAAAAAACGGATACCAGAACTTCGTTTAAAGATGTTGCGGGATTGGAAGGTGCCAAAGAAGAGGTTGAGGAAATTGTAGAGTTTCTAAGAAATCCAGACAAATACACATCTCTTGGAGGAAAAATTCCAAAAGGGGCGTTGCTAGTAGGACCTCCAGGTACAGGTAAAACCCTATTGGCCAAGGCCGTTGCAGGAGAGGCAAAAGTTCCTTTTTTCTCACTATCAGGATCAGATTTTGTGGAAATGTTCGTGGGAGTAGGTGCCTCAAGGGTTAGGGACCTTTTCAAACAGGCCAAGGACAAATCCCCAGCGATTATTTTTATTGATGAAATCGATACCATTGGTAGGGCAAGGGGCAAAAATAATTTTACAGGATCTAATGATGAAAGGGAAAACACCCTGAATCAGCTTCTTACCGAGATGGATGGATTTGGAACTAACACCAATGTTATCGTATTGGCGGCAACCAACCGTGCCGATGTTCTCGATAAGGCCTTAATGCGTGCAGGGAGATTCGATAGACAAATTTATGTGGACCTTCCAGATATCCGAGAACGAAAGGAGATTTTTGAAGTACACTTAAGACCAATAAAAACGGCCGAAACATTGGATTTGGATTTCCTAGCCAGACAAACTCCCGGATTTTCCGGTGCCGATATTGCAAATGTTTGTAACGAGGCCGCACTGATTGCCGCTAGAAAAGAACAAAAGGCCGTAAATAAACAGGATTTCCTGGATGCCGTTGATAGAATAGTAGGAGGTCTGGAAAAGAAAAACAAAATTATAACTCCCGGTGAGAAAGAAACCATTGCTTACCATGAAGCAGGTCATGCAACCGTTAGCTGGATGCTAGAGCATGCTGCTCCTTTGGTAAAGGTAACCATTGTACCTAGGGGACAATCCTTAGGTGCCGCCTGGTATTTACCCGAAGAAAGACTTATTGTAAGGCCGGAACAGATGCTGGACGAGATGTGTGCAACAATGGGAGGTAGAGCTGCTGAGAAAGTTATATTTGACAAGATTTCAACAGGTGCCTTGAGTGATTTGGAAAAAGTAACCAAACAGGCGAAGGCCATGGTCACAATCTACGGTTTGAACGATACCATTGGTAATTTAACCTATTATGATTCCTCAGGCCAAGATTCCTATGGTTTCTCCAAACCCTATAGTGAGGAGACCGCTAGGAAAATCGACGAGGAAATATCCAAAATCATTGAGGCCCAATATCAAAGGGCCATAAAGGTCTTGACCGATAATAAAGATAAACTTACCACTTTGGCCCAAAGACTATTGGAAAAAGAAGTTATCTTTAAAGAGGATTTGGAAAAAATATTTGGCAAAAGAACTTTTGATAAGGACATCCAGGAAGCTGAAAAAAATGAACGGGAAGCCTCTGAGTCCAAAAAAAATGCTGAAGAAGACGAAAAAGTAGCTGAAAATAGCTAACTATGTAAATCGTTCAATGTAATCAAAGGAGCAAAAGGGTTATTGTTAGATCAATGTTTTAAATGGGGCTTTTAGATATCTTATTTGGTGGAGGAAAAAAGAATATTTCTAAGGAAACTGCGGAAACACGTGGTGAACATATGCCAGATCTGTCTCTCCCAGTAGACGAAAAATTCACTATCCATTTTAAAAAAAATGGCGGCAAGTTTATCTATTGCATATCTGAACAAGAAGTATTAAAGGCCATTTCCAATATAATTGAGGAAAATGGTTGGGAAGACCACCCATTCTTCGCCATGAACCCCCAATTGGTAAAAAAGTTTTCCAGGGAAAATCTTTCATTTACAGATAATACAAAGGAGAGCGAAGTTTTTTTGACTACTTGTGAACACTTGATTGCCCAAAATGGCAGTATATTGGTCTGTTCCAATCAGTTGATTGAGAAGAAAGTAAATGAACTGCCCAGTAACGTTATCGTTTACGCCACAACAAGTCAATTGGTAGAATCCATTGGGGAAGGTCTCAAAACCATAAAAAAGAAATATGGTCCTTCTATTCCTGCGAATATTACTACACTTAAACATTTCAAAGCCACCGAAGAAAATTCAGACGATTTTCTAACATACGGAAGTAGTACTAAAAATCTTTATCTTTTATTGCTGGAAGATTTATAGTATGAAATGCCTATTAGTAGCATATTTCAATTCCACCGTTCTTGATAATTCGAGCATCACATCTGACTTATTAATAAGATTAAATAGAATCAGATGAAAGAGGTTTTAAGAAGATCACTTACGGGTGCAGTGTATATAATACTATTATTATCCGCTGTTTTTCTTAGCTCAGACGCTTTCGATTTTCTTTTTATGGTATTCGGACTTGCTTGTCTTTATGAATACAAAAGACTTGTAAAATTAAAAGGATATTACATTTTTTTGGCCTATCTCTCCTTATGGTGGGCCTATATTTACCTGATTCACGACCAAATTCTGATAAATATCTTAATGTTTATCACAATTTTCATAGATGTATATTTATTGATCTATCTCTTTTCAAAGAATCAAAAAACATTTTCCACCTTTTATAAATTTATGATCGGGTTATTTTATATTGGAGGTGGATGCATCTTTCTTACAATGATTCCCTATAAAAATGATGCCTTTGCGAAACTTTTAATAATGGGTATTTTTATACTTATCTGGGTTAATGACTCTTTTGCCTATATTGTTGGGAAAACCATTGGGAGAACCAAATTATTCCCTATAGTTTCTCCAAAAAAAACGGTGGAAGGAACGGTAGGAGGTTATATCTTTGCCTTAGGTGCAGCTTACATTATGGGGACGCAGGAGCAAATTATAGGACCGATCCAATGGATGCTCTTGGCAAGTGTAATCGTTGTTATGGGTAGTTTAGGAGATCTGATAGAGTCCAAATTAAAGAGAGCTGCCGGAGTCAAGGATAGTGGTGCCATACTGCCAGGGCATGGCGGTATGTTGGACAGGTTGGACAGTTTGGTTTTTGCCGCTCCTTTTGCATATTTAACTTTAAACATTTTTACCTATGTTTCATAGAGAAGGCCAGAAAATTATTTTGATAACTTTCTTTATCACGGCAATGGCTGTTTTATTGGCGCATTTCTATGTCTACACTTCTTGGTTAAAGCTTGGGATTCAAATATCGGCTCTGGTTATTCTCATCCTTATTCTACAATTTTTTAGGAATCCTAAAAGACGTGCGAACAAAACATTTGACGAAATATTAGCTCCTGTTGATGGAAAAGTAGTGGTTATCGAAGAAGTTGAGGAGATGGAATATTTTCATGGGAAGCGTAAACAGGTTTCCATTTTTATGTCCCCTATCAATGTACATGTTACAAGGTATCCGGCCAGCGGAAGGGTAAAATATTCAAAATATCACCCGGGAAAATATTTAGTTGCGTGGCATCCAAAATCTAGTGAGGAAAATGAACGGACTACAGTAGTAATTGGGACACCAAAATTTGGGGATATCCTATTCAGACAAATCGCTGGGGCCATGGCAAGGCGAATCGTAAATTATGCTGAAGTAGGCGAAAGTGTGCAACAAGGGGAAGATTCAGGTTTTATCAAGTTTGGATCACGTGTTGACGTTTTTCTCCCTTTAAACTGCCAAATAAACGTAACCTTAGGACAAAAAGTCAAAGGGGCAATGACCTGTATCGCATCCTATGTTGATCCAAATGAGCAAGAAGAATCTACATACTGAATTTCAAGAGGCCGTTGTCTTTGTAAACAAGTACGAGTTTCCGATACCTGCGGATATTTTGCTTAAACTTTATGCCTATTATAAAGTGGCCAATAAAAATTACAACAATCCGGGAAGTAAGACACCTTTAATCAATGCCTTTAAGGCGAACGCCCTAATACAGGCACAAAATATCAATATGGAGGATGCCATGAAGGAATATATAAAATTGGTGGATAAGGAATTAAAATCCTAATTAAAAACAAATACCCCTCTAGGAGTCGTCTACTCGTATAGATCATCCAAATTGGCATGGCATAAGTCCGTAAAAAGTTTGCTTACTTTGGCGCAAACATCCTTGAAAAATCTTTCCCCTTTTTCCTTGGTGGCCAATTCAGGATTTCCGGTACCTGTATCAAGTGTTATCTTGGACCACTCACGTTCCGCCCATACACCGCCGTCGGAAAAGGCCTTTATTTTGAATTTTTTATGGTCGCCACTGCCCCAGCTTCCCTTGGGTAGGACCAAATCATTTCGTAGATATAGCATTAGGCTTGTCTCCATTTCATCGGCATGATCCCCTTTATTTTCAAAATATTGGTATTTATCCAACATCTGTGGAAAAAAACAAAAACTGATGAACATCTTTGGAAACAACAATCCTAACTCGCGTATTAAGGGTTTAAAATCATTTCCGCCGTGCCCGTTGAATATTAGTAATTTATATATACCCTGCTCATTCAAAACGGTAATTATATCCTTCAGTATAGCGAATTGGGTACTTGGATTTAGGTTGATGTCCAAATAGATATCCTTTTGACCGGTATTCACTCCAAATGGAATTGTGGGCAAGACAACTACTTTGTCCCCATGCTCCCACGCCATCCTTGCCGATTCTGAAACTATGGACTCCGCTTGATAATTATCCGTTGCATAAGGGAGGTGGTAATTATGGGCCTCTGTAGCGCCCCAGGGTAAAACGGCCAATTGAAATTGTTCATCCTTCAGATGTTTCCAATTGGTTTCGGCCAAAATATAAGGTCTGATCATGCCAATATTCTTTTCTTTTTAAACGAATTTGAAAAATAAATACCGCCTGCAATGGTAGATAAAAAGTATATGAAAATCAATGTTTTTCCAAAAGGAAAAAGGGCATTCAACCCAAACCAATCCCGAGTCAAAAAAATGAGCACACAACCCGCTAGGGACCTAAAAACTTCAATCCACATGGCATACGGATCGCCATCCATTAAAGAGGTATATCCATAAATACCCAGAAAGATTAAGCCTCCATACACCAACAACTCGACACCTGAAAGGTTACCAAAATTTCCGAACATAAACAACAACAGTATCAGGGATAGGACCAATTGGAAAATTAAATAGGCGTTGAACATTTTGGTCGTTGGTGTACTATAGCGCTCAAATTGGTAGACATCGGTGATAACCGCCATGGGAAATTTTTCCTTTACGTCCTTGGGCCTCCAACCAGTTGGCATGAACCAAATCCTGATTTTATCCCAAAAATTCCGGGTTCTCCAAGCATCCAAGCATAATCTCCAAAGATGCTGAAAATTAATGCGGATCGGGTTCCAAGTTCTTGCAGGTTTCAAAATTCCATATTGCGGGGGCACATGGGGCAATTCTTCCTGAAACGTTCCGAACATCCGGTCCCAAATACAAAAAACCTGTCCCAAATTCTTGTCTATATATTCAGGATTTATGGCATGGTGCACCCTGTGCTGTGATGGGGTTACGAAAATATATTCCAACCAACCCATTTTACCTATGTGTTGCGTATGGTACCAAAATTGGGCAAAAAGTTGAATGGGGGCTAAAATGGCTATTACCTTGTTGGGGACACCTAGCAGGGCCGCAGGTATTAATAAAAAAGGGAAATAGCCCAATAAATTGGAAACGGATTGTCTTAAGGCACAGGCCAAGTTAAATCTTTCACTGCTATGATGAATCACATGCTGATTCCAGAAAAAATTGACCTTATGGCTCAATCTATGGTTCCAATACCCTGCAAAATCTATGGCTATAAATCCAATAACCCATGTTAACCAGGTAGTTTCAATTTTTGCAATGGCTAGATGCTCCAGTAAAAATGGATAGGATATCAAAACCAATACAATGCCTAAGGAGTCTTTTATTATATTGGTCAGTCCGGAGCTTATACTGGAAACAGTATCCAAAACCGTATACTTTTGGTCTTTTACAAAATGACCATAAACCATTTCCAGTACCATAAGGAGCATAAAAAAAGGTATGGCGTATAACAATGCGGTTGCGTAGGTTTCCAAGACTTTAAAATTGATAATTAAAAGATACGAACTCCTATATTAAATCCAATATACAAACTGTTCTTAAGGTTCATATCGTAGAATATAACCTTTGCTATGAACATTCTCGATTTTAATATTGCCATCCCTTTCCAAAAATTTTCTCAATCGAGTGATAAAAACGTTTAGACTCTTCTTGTTGAAGTAATCATTTTTACCCCAAATCTTGATGAGAATATCCTTGTGAGGGCACAACTGATTTCTTTTATCCACCAAATATTTAAGCAGTTCGCTTTCCTTAACGGTTAGTTTTATCTTTTGGCCTTCTACCATTAATTCCTGGTTTAAGGAGTTGAATTCATATTTACCAATTGTAAATACTTCAATAGCTTTTCCTGTATTGACCGGTTTCTCCAATCTTGACAAAAGGTTTTCGATCCGTATGACCAATTCCTCTTCATCTATTGGCTTTTTGAGATAATCCACCGCACCCAAATAAAACCCTTTAAGTACGTCTACTTTTAGGGACTTTGCCGTTAGGAAAATGAAGGGTAATTCAGAAAAATTTTCATTTATCCGTTCTGCCAAGGTAAAACCGTCCATTTGGGGCATCATTACATCCAATACGGCCAAGTCATATTTGGTTTGGTCCAATTTTACCAAGGCGTCCTTTCCATGTTTTGCCCAGGAAACATCGAAACCCTTCATACTCAAATATTCAGTTAATAAATACCCTACGGCATCGTCATCCTCGACCAATAAAATTCTTTTTTTTTCTGCCATCATTTCAACATTGGAATTGTTATACTGACTTTTGTTCCTTTCATCTCCTTACTAGCGATGTGTACCCGCCCCCCATGTTTTTTTATTACTTTTTTCACATAACTAAGCCCAAGGCCATACCCTTTTACATTATGAAGATCGCCATTCGTCACTCGATAAAACTTGCGAAACACCCTATGCGCATCGTCCTTTGAAATCCCTATCCCATTATCGGTCACTTCTATAATCAGCCGATTGCCATCTTGATAGGCGTTCAAAGATATTTCAGGTTTGGAAGAATATTTTTTCGCATTGTCCAAAATGTTATTGATCGCATTCTCCAAATGAAAGACTTCAGCATTTACCATATATTCCTTTCCTTCTAAATCATATGTAAACGATCCGTTCTCTATGGCTACCAATGTTCTGAATTCAGAACATAGGGTCTCCAAATATGGTTTGAAGTCTACTTTTGTTAAGGTAATCACACTTTTACCAGATTCTAAACTGGCCAGCTCCAAAACCTTTTCTATGTGGCCGGACAAACGGTTCACCTGTTGCCTGATAATTCCCAACACGGGCTTCTGTTTTTCGGTGGCGGTCTCATCCAGGATTTTGGTCGCCAAACCAATAGAGAATACAGGGGTCTTTAATTCATGGGTAAGATTATTAATGAACTCATTGGTCGTGGTTATGACACTACTTTGCCAATAATAGGTGCGCAAAACCCAGAAAATAGTCACACAAATACCTATCAGGAATAATATACTGGGAAATGTTAATCCATTTAATTTAGCTAAAAAATACTGATGAAGATTTTCGAATTTAAGATCCAATACGATGGGTTTCCCCAACAACTCGGGAAAATAACCTTCCAATTCAATCGGATAAGAGACTGCGCTTTCGCCCAATTCGAGTTCATTTGATGAATTTATAATATAAACGCTATCCTTGGAAAAAAGGGTATAAGAAAATTCAGATTCAATTTCCTGATACTTCAATTGTTCCCTTATAAAGTCCTCTAGGAACATATTGGAAACTTTTTCAAGGCTATCTACGGAAACCCTAAAAAAAGAAGTATCTCTTTCCATGGCACTGCCCATTAAAAACGTGAGCCTATTATGTTCCCTTAAACCTTCCTTCACCACCTCTGCGACCTTCTCAATCTTAGTCCCAAACTGTACTTTCGCCAGACTAAGACCAATCCGTAAATATTTATATTGAACAATTGTTAAACCTACGATTGATACCAAAAACAACGCTATATAAATATATCTCTTCTTCAAAATCCTTACGAATTAACCTAAATAATTATGCTTATTATTGAAAATTAATATTCCATTAATCGCATTAACCTTTTCTTAAACCTCTTTACCCTGCACTTAATCCTTATGGGCTCCCAAATCCACTAAGTTTGTCAATGTTAAGAAATTAATCTTGAGTTTAGTTATTGTTTATTA
The nucleotide sequence above comes from Maribacter algicola. Encoded proteins:
- a CDS encoding SRPBCC family protein, which gives rise to MFIESPKSIVSKSKEETFNFLNDLSNFEKLMPENIDKFEVLNENRFLFSLKGMPEIVLEKKDQIPPSKLVLGAASEKLPFTLTADINELEETKSEVTLSFSGEFNAMMAMMIKSPITNFMKTLSSNLEKI
- a CDS encoding biotin--[acetyl-CoA-carboxylase] ligase, translating into MKIIKLDATESTNTFLKDLSRTDIVDDYTVVWAKHQTKGRGQMNGSWQTEPGKNLTFSVLKKISGFQLDQHFMLNMIVSIAVFRTLAEFQIPKIKVKWPNDIMSGSKKICGILIENNLVGAALKSLVIGIGLNVNQTVFPGNPKASSLFNQTGQMYDLETVLQRLLQNLKLGFAQFETGPSEDVFKEYQSLLFRKGIASTFQSGNGKMFSGIIQGVSDDGRLRVQLEDDCLAEFDIKEITLLY
- the rsfS gene encoding ribosome silencing factor; translated protein: MQKRKTSADELIALILQGIEEVKGQNINLLDLRDIENTVCDYFIICNGTSNTHVNAIVGSIQKTVSKASKDKPWHVEGTDNAEWVLMDYVNIVVHVFQKHIREFYDIEGLWGDAKFTTIESSVNN
- the ftsH gene encoding ATP-dependent zinc metalloprotease FtsH, whose protein sequence is MAKENSTSPKKPKFSSWWIYGLVAVLLIGFQLFSSDDLASTKKTTTSELQEYLRNGDVKKILIITNTNQAKVFLTDEAMTKEVHKDVSEKSFLPTSGTVPQYTLDYGDLQIFQNEITEIKKDNNLDTIIEFGKESTAILDFLLSLLPFVLIIGIWIYLMRRMSGGGGGGAGGQIFNIGKSKAKLFDEKTDTRTSFKDVAGLEGAKEEVEEIVEFLRNPDKYTSLGGKIPKGALLVGPPGTGKTLLAKAVAGEAKVPFFSLSGSDFVEMFVGVGASRVRDLFKQAKDKSPAIIFIDEIDTIGRARGKNNFTGSNDERENTLNQLLTEMDGFGTNTNVIVLAATNRADVLDKALMRAGRFDRQIYVDLPDIRERKEIFEVHLRPIKTAETLDLDFLARQTPGFSGADIANVCNEAALIAARKEQKAVNKQDFLDAVDRIVGGLEKKNKIITPGEKETIAYHEAGHATVSWMLEHAAPLVKVTIVPRGQSLGAAWYLPEERLIVRPEQMLDEMCATMGGRAAEKVIFDKISTGALSDLEKVTKQAKAMVTIYGLNDTIGNLTYYDSSGQDSYGFSKPYSEETARKIDEEISKIIEAQYQRAIKVLTDNKDKLTTLAQRLLEKEVIFKEDLEKIFGKRTFDKDIQEAEKNEREASESKKNAEEDEKVAENS
- a CDS encoding LUD domain-containing protein translates to MGLLDILFGGGKKNISKETAETRGEHMPDLSLPVDEKFTIHFKKNGGKFIYCISEQEVLKAISNIIEENGWEDHPFFAMNPQLVKKFSRENLSFTDNTKESEVFLTTCEHLIAQNGSILVCSNQLIEKKVNELPSNVIVYATTSQLVESIGEGLKTIKKKYGPSIPANITTLKHFKATEENSDDFLTYGSSTKNLYLLLLEDL
- a CDS encoding phosphatidate cytidylyltransferase codes for the protein MKEVLRRSLTGAVYIILLLSAVFLSSDAFDFLFMVFGLACLYEYKRLVKLKGYYIFLAYLSLWWAYIYLIHDQILINILMFITIFIDVYLLIYLFSKNQKTFSTFYKFMIGLFYIGGGCIFLTMIPYKNDAFAKLLIMGIFILIWVNDSFAYIVGKTIGRTKLFPIVSPKKTVEGTVGGYIFALGAAYIMGTQEQIIGPIQWMLLASVIVVMGSLGDLIESKLKRAAGVKDSGAILPGHGGMLDRLDSLVFAAPFAYLTLNIFTYVS
- a CDS encoding phosphatidylserine decarboxylase family protein, with translation MFHREGQKIILITFFITAMAVLLAHFYVYTSWLKLGIQISALVILILILQFFRNPKRRANKTFDEILAPVDGKVVVIEEVEEMEYFHGKRKQVSIFMSPINVHVTRYPASGRVKYSKYHPGKYLVAWHPKSSEENERTTVVIGTPKFGDILFRQIAGAMARRIVNYAEVGESVQQGEDSGFIKFGSRVDVFLPLNCQINVTLGQKVKGAMTCIASYVDPNEQEESTY
- a CDS encoding acyl-CoA-binding protein — its product is MSKKNLHTEFQEAVVFVNKYEFPIPADILLKLYAYYKVANKNYNNPGSKTPLINAFKANALIQAQNINMEDAMKEYIKLVDKELKS
- a CDS encoding creatininase family protein, coding for MIRPYILAETNWKHLKDEQFQLAVLPWGATEAHNYHLPYATDNYQAESIVSESARMAWEHGDKVVVLPTIPFGVNTGQKDIYLDINLNPSTQFAILKDIITVLNEQGIYKLLIFNGHGGNDFKPLIRELGLLFPKMFISFCFFPQMLDKYQYFENKGDHADEMETSLMLYLRNDLVLPKGSWGSGDHKKFKIKAFSDGGVWAEREWSKITLDTGTGNPELATKEKGERFFKDVCAKVSKLFTDLCHANLDDLYE
- a CDS encoding sterol desaturase family protein, whose amino-acid sequence is METYATALLYAIPFFMLLMVLEMVYGHFVKDQKYTVLDTVSSISSGLTNIIKDSLGIVLVLISYPFLLEHLAIAKIETTWLTWVIGFIAIDFAGYWNHRLSHKVNFFWNQHVIHHSSERFNLACALRQSVSNLLGYFPFLLIPAALLGVPNKVIAILAPIQLFAQFWYHTQHIGKMGWLEYIFVTPSQHRVHHAINPEYIDKNLGQVFCIWDRMFGTFQEELPHVPPQYGILKPARTWNPIRINFQHLWRLCLDAWRTRNFWDKIRIWFMPTGWRPKDVKEKFPMAVITDVYQFERYSTPTTKMFNAYLIFQLVLSLILLLFMFGNFGNLSGVELLVYGGLIFLGIYGYTSLMDGDPYAMWIEVFRSLAGCVLIFLTRDWFGLNALFPFGKTLIFIYFLSTIAGGIYFSNSFKKKRILA
- a CDS encoding response regulator transcription factor, translated to MMAEKKRILLVEDDDAVGYLLTEYLSMKGFDVSWAKHGKDALVKLDQTKYDLAVLDVMMPQMDGFTLAERINENFSELPFIFLTAKSLKVDVLKGFYLGAVDYLKKPIDEEELVIRIENLLSRLEKPVNTGKAIEVFTIGKYEFNSLNQELMVEGQKIKLTVKESELLKYLVDKRNQLCPHKDILIKIWGKNDYFNKKSLNVFITRLRKFLERDGNIKIENVHSKGYILRYEP
- a CDS encoding sensor histidine kinase: MKKRYIYIALFLVSIVGLTIVQYKYLRIGLSLAKVQFGTKIEKVAEVVKEGLREHNRLTFLMGSAMERDTSFFRVSVDSLEKVSNMFLEDFIREQLKYQEIESEFSYTLFSKDSVYIINSSNELELGESAVSYPIELEGYFPELLGKPIVLDLKFENLHQYFLAKLNGLTFPSILFLIGICVTIFWVLRTYYWQSSVITTTNEFINNLTHELKTPVFSIGLATKILDETATEKQKPVLGIIRQQVNRLSGHIEKVLELASLESGKSVITLTKVDFKPYLETLCSEFRTLVAIENGSFTYDLEGKEYMVNAEVFHLENAINNILDNAKKYSSKPEISLNAYQDGNRLIIEVTDNGIGISKDDAHRVFRKFYRVTNGDLHNVKGYGLGLSYVKKVIKKHGGRVHIASKEMKGTKVSITIPMLK